From the genome of Leguminivora glycinivorella isolate SPB_JAAS2020 chromosome Z, LegGlyc_1.1, whole genome shotgun sequence, one region includes:
- the LOC125240496 gene encoding laforin-like yields MVRLSSIAVCNKEQRTRARARTPTGADADRSGRRPARTPTGADADRRGRRPERTPTGADADRSGRRPARTPTGADADRRGRRPARTPTGADADRRGRRPERTPTGADADRRGRRPERTPTGADADRRGRRPERTPTGADADRRGRRPERTPTGADADRSGRRPARPPRSSS; encoded by the exons ATGGTGCGTTTATCTTCCATTGCGGTATGCAACAAG GAGCAGCgcacgcgggcgcgggcgcggacgCCGACCGGCGCGGACGCCGACCGGAGCGGACGCCGACCGGCGCGGACGCCGACCGGAGCGGACGCCGACCGGCGCGGACGCCGACCGGAGCGGACGCCGACCGGCGCGGACGCCGACCGGAGCGGACGCCGACCGGCGCGGACGCCGACCGGAGCGGACGCCGACCGGCGCGGACGCCGACCGGCGCGGACGCCGACCGGAGCGGACGCCGACCGGCGCGGACGCCGACCGGAGCGGACGCCGACCGGAGCGGACGCCGACCGGCGCGGACGCCGACCGGAGCGGACGCCGACCGGAGCGGACGCCGACCGGCGCGGACGCCGACCGGAGCGGACGCCGACCGGCGCGGACGCCGACCGGCGCGGACGCCGACCGGAGCGGACGCCGACCGGCGCGGACGCCGACCGGAGCGGACGCCGACCGGCGCGCCCGCCGCGCTCCTCCTCCTAA